One Phaseolus vulgaris cultivar G19833 chromosome 4, P. vulgaris v2.0, whole genome shotgun sequence DNA window includes the following coding sequences:
- the LOC137837650 gene encoding uncharacterized protein isoform X7 translates to MYYFLPSSGLKFNSKVEVVVEKAIAEGLPPGWVKKTRIATKGDTVRRDTYYIDPVSGYAFHSIEDVDHYLESGEVGRNTLKPKDEDISDTKLKDDKSPSACVTMKPTSSISMGQSSDLDMVANYQQIPRSASSGEYMHVPVPDSKFIFNHGVVGTELSSSVLSRDENSDQKQVKVGFAESASVSGCTIKHTQEKQLQESSETKQGTEKVQAQHHQCKNKHKKEINLPRRCSKRLAGIKLDPVPELKTRNRTRRVAVKKSAEVDKSSDSLHDGLAKQKLSGNYKEGFTFSHVQNNAPVEECMRVTETGDNVVAKLDYNLDFPLRELLTDPCIAFAIQTLTGLTFETSKNSQTSSELKDIQHSETSATAGCEGKGKKSNDGLSDNVFSSPGSLATSQEHASDAAKSDMKTKNENASPSSEKTLDMSWMDPCIEFAIKTLTDSIPLDSDQNPKNCLQQQLSSSSNQHSEMTMSNVSLNNTYQTDYYCSQYFGSQKPMFKQSFVDPSLKHTRNIGIGNSAGARLSHCGEDTRRNVC, encoded by the exons ATG TATTACTTTCTCCCCTCTAGTGGACTAAAATTCAATTCCAAGGTGGAG GTTGTAGTTGAGAAAGCTATTGCAGAAGGGTTACCACCAGGATGGGTGAAAAAGACTAGAATTGCAACTAAAGGAGATACAGTTAGAAGAGACACG TACTACATCGACCCTGTAAGTGGGTATGCATTCCACTCAATTGAAGATGTTGATCACTATCTTGAATCTGGAGAGGTAGGAAGGAACACACTCAAGCCAAAAGATGAAGACATCAGTGATACGAAGTTAAAAGATGACAAATCTCCT TCAGCATGTGTAACCATGAAACCAACATCATCAATTAGCATGGGTCAGAGCTCAGATTTGGATATGGTAGCAAATTACCAACAGATTCCGAGATCTGCGAGTTCTGGAGAATATATGCATGTGCCTGTGCCTGACTCTAAGTTTATTTTCAATCATG GTGTGGTGGGAACTGAATTGAGCAGTTCAGTTCTATCACGGGATGAAAATTCTGATCAGAAGCAAGTGAAGGTTGGTTTTGCTGAAAGTGCTTCGGTTTCAGGTTGCACTATCAAACATACCCAAGAAAAGCAACTTCAAGAAAGTTCAGAGACAAAGCAAGGAACTGAAAAAGTGCAGGCCCAACACCATCAGTGCAAAAACAAGCACAAGAAAGAGATCAATTTGCCTCGCCGTTGTTCAAAGCGTCTTGCTGGAATTAAGCTTGATCCTGTTCCAGAACTTAAAACAAGAAATCGAACACGTCGAGTAGCAGTTAAAAAATCAGCTGAGGTTGATAAATCTTCCGACAGCTTGCATGATGGTCTAGCTAAACAGAAACTAAGTGGCAACTATAAAGAAGGCTTCACTTTTTCACATGTCCAGAACAATGCTCCGGTTGAAGAGTGTATGAGAGTCACTGAAACTGGAGATAATGTTGTTGCAAAGTTAGATTACAACCTTGACTTCCCCCTCAGAGAATTACTAACAGACCCATGTATTGCATTTGCAATTCAAACTCTCACTGGCCTAACATTTGAGACCTCCAAAAACTCGCAAACTTCTTCTGAGTTAAAAGACATCCAGCATTCTGAAACCTCTGCTACTGCAGGTTGTGAAGGGAAAGGTAAGAAAAGCAATGATGGGTTAAGTGACAATGTGTTCTCATCTCCAGGAAGCCTTGCTACTTCTCAAGAACATGCCAGTGATGCTGCCAAATCCGATATGAAAACCAAGAATGAGAATGCATCACCATCTTCTGAAAAAACACTTGACATGTCATGGATGGATCCATGCATTGAATTTGCTATAAAAACTCTCACCGACTCCATCCCGTTAGACTCTGATCAAAACCCCAAGAACTGCCTTCAACAGCAGCTCAGTTCATCCAGTAACCAACACAGTGAGATGACCATGTCAAATGTCAGTTTAAATAACACTTACCAAACTGACTACTATTGCAGCCAATACTTTGGCTCACAAAAGCCAATGTTTAAACAGTCTTTTGTGGATCCATCATTGAAGCACACCAGAAATATTGGTATTGGAAATTCTGCTGGAGCCAGACTATCCCATTGTGGTGAAGATACTAGAAGGAATGTTTGTTAG
- the LOC137837650 gene encoding uncharacterized protein isoform X6 — protein MYYFLPSSGLKFNSKVEVYRYLDNANNKVVVEKAIAEGLPPGWVKKTRIATKGDTVRRDTYYIDPVSGYAFHSIEDVDHYLESGEVGRNTLKPKDEDISDTKLKDDKSPSACVTMKPTSSISMGQSSDLDMVANYQQIPRSASSGEYMHVPVPDSKFIFNHGVVGTELSSSVLSRDENSDQKQVKVGFAESASVSGCTIKHTQEKQLQESSETKQGTEKVQAQHHQCKNKHKKEINLPRRCSKRLAGIKLDPVPELKTRNRTRRVAVKKSAEVDKSSDSLHDGLAKQKLSGNYKEGFTFSHVQNNAPVEECMRVTETGDNVVAKLDYNLDFPLRELLTDPCIAFAIQTLTGLTFETSKNSQTSSELKDIQHSETSATAGCEGKGKKSNDGLSDNVFSSPGSLATSQEHASDAAKSDMKTKNENASPSSEKTLDMSWMDPCIEFAIKTLTDSIPLDSDQNPKNCLQQQLSSSSNQHSEMTMSNVSLNNTYQTDYYCSQYFGSQKPMFKQSFVDPSLKHTRNIGIGNSAGARLSHCGEDTRRNVC, from the exons ATG TATTACTTTCTCCCCTCTAGTGGACTAAAATTCAATTCCAAGGTGGAGGTATATCGCTATCTTGACAATGCTAATAACAAA GTTGTAGTTGAGAAAGCTATTGCAGAAGGGTTACCACCAGGATGGGTGAAAAAGACTAGAATTGCAACTAAAGGAGATACAGTTAGAAGAGACACG TACTACATCGACCCTGTAAGTGGGTATGCATTCCACTCAATTGAAGATGTTGATCACTATCTTGAATCTGGAGAGGTAGGAAGGAACACACTCAAGCCAAAAGATGAAGACATCAGTGATACGAAGTTAAAAGATGACAAATCTCCT TCAGCATGTGTAACCATGAAACCAACATCATCAATTAGCATGGGTCAGAGCTCAGATTTGGATATGGTAGCAAATTACCAACAGATTCCGAGATCTGCGAGTTCTGGAGAATATATGCATGTGCCTGTGCCTGACTCTAAGTTTATTTTCAATCATG GTGTGGTGGGAACTGAATTGAGCAGTTCAGTTCTATCACGGGATGAAAATTCTGATCAGAAGCAAGTGAAGGTTGGTTTTGCTGAAAGTGCTTCGGTTTCAGGTTGCACTATCAAACATACCCAAGAAAAGCAACTTCAAGAAAGTTCAGAGACAAAGCAAGGAACTGAAAAAGTGCAGGCCCAACACCATCAGTGCAAAAACAAGCACAAGAAAGAGATCAATTTGCCTCGCCGTTGTTCAAAGCGTCTTGCTGGAATTAAGCTTGATCCTGTTCCAGAACTTAAAACAAGAAATCGAACACGTCGAGTAGCAGTTAAAAAATCAGCTGAGGTTGATAAATCTTCCGACAGCTTGCATGATGGTCTAGCTAAACAGAAACTAAGTGGCAACTATAAAGAAGGCTTCACTTTTTCACATGTCCAGAACAATGCTCCGGTTGAAGAGTGTATGAGAGTCACTGAAACTGGAGATAATGTTGTTGCAAAGTTAGATTACAACCTTGACTTCCCCCTCAGAGAATTACTAACAGACCCATGTATTGCATTTGCAATTCAAACTCTCACTGGCCTAACATTTGAGACCTCCAAAAACTCGCAAACTTCTTCTGAGTTAAAAGACATCCAGCATTCTGAAACCTCTGCTACTGCAGGTTGTGAAGGGAAAGGTAAGAAAAGCAATGATGGGTTAAGTGACAATGTGTTCTCATCTCCAGGAAGCCTTGCTACTTCTCAAGAACATGCCAGTGATGCTGCCAAATCCGATATGAAAACCAAGAATGAGAATGCATCACCATCTTCTGAAAAAACACTTGACATGTCATGGATGGATCCATGCATTGAATTTGCTATAAAAACTCTCACCGACTCCATCCCGTTAGACTCTGATCAAAACCCCAAGAACTGCCTTCAACAGCAGCTCAGTTCATCCAGTAACCAACACAGTGAGATGACCATGTCAAATGTCAGTTTAAATAACACTTACCAAACTGACTACTATTGCAGCCAATACTTTGGCTCACAAAAGCCAATGTTTAAACAGTCTTTTGTGGATCCATCATTGAAGCACACCAGAAATATTGGTATTGGAAATTCTGCTGGAGCCAGACTATCCCATTGTGGTGAAGATACTAGAAGGAATGTTTGTTAG